The Sphingobacterium bambusae genome includes a window with the following:
- a CDS encoding FUSC family protein, whose amino-acid sequence MLKKELSKIARVLKALLAEHGVEAMRTTLTGMIPAVVIALTIGLDYAIPFVIGALNASMTDFPGYRQEKLQAAAWGIVSAVSTSLLIGFCLGNTLLLIPLIAFLGAFFTLFNALGPRIGMVGTTSLFLIAFVMGLKPAHVPQFAACVGAGTAWFYLINILHTSFDPLWELRKAIANGYRTTALLLRVKASCYDETVPLDQLYHRVAAISIKLADQQETVRHLLLRERRHLRREGTKAYSLWLRAYVLMDLYGMVTALDHDYEQIRERLAPIGALATVRQLVLLIADGMEMASHRKGALAVDFQQLEQRITAMLQQLQAQQDTQEGESSAMLAGAMANARTFLASMEQLRNGQGDELMEEFYAHSLDLSGFLPPLSSGLQDLVKHVRSYSPLFMFAIRMSVLFLLGGLLGELLSDMKYTYWILITIIVVARPSYLLTQQRNKERLLGTLGGVVLGLSIIFLFPNTYVLLVLISILLFSFLLFNKRYYMVSVFFITAMVIVALHLHDDTWTDVMRNRVLFTLLGCGLALLGWFLVPVRHKANLAPLALRAMQTQYTYFEAVKGYVASGVKGERYEIRLARKRAFLDLTKLSDAVLQSQREPGSDRQLLSRGSSLHIDLYRLHAMISGLWIQHNQDVLKGDHTELLEMNRTQRIQNFFDSLSNRLQ is encoded by the coding sequence TTGTTGAAGAAAGAATTATCAAAGATAGCACGGGTACTGAAAGCTCTGTTAGCAGAACATGGTGTGGAAGCCATGCGTACAACCTTAACCGGGATGATTCCTGCGGTGGTCATTGCGCTGACGATAGGCTTGGATTATGCAATTCCTTTTGTCATTGGAGCATTGAATGCGTCGATGACTGATTTTCCGGGCTACAGACAGGAAAAATTGCAGGCGGCAGCTTGGGGGATTGTCTCTGCGGTATCGACGAGTCTCTTGATCGGTTTTTGCCTTGGGAATACGCTACTGTTGATTCCCCTTATTGCGTTTCTCGGTGCATTCTTTACCTTGTTTAATGCCTTAGGACCACGTATTGGCATGGTGGGGACAACTTCCTTGTTTCTCATTGCCTTCGTGATGGGTTTGAAACCTGCGCATGTTCCACAATTTGCTGCGTGTGTCGGCGCGGGTACGGCTTGGTTTTATCTGATCAATATCCTTCATACGTCGTTCGATCCGCTTTGGGAGTTGCGGAAGGCTATAGCCAATGGCTATCGAACAACGGCATTATTGCTACGTGTCAAAGCTTCTTGCTACGATGAAACGGTGCCGCTCGATCAGCTGTATCATCGTGTCGCCGCCATCAGCATTAAGTTGGCCGATCAGCAGGAGACCGTCCGACACCTGTTGTTGCGGGAACGACGTCATCTTAGGCGCGAAGGTACAAAGGCATATTCCTTGTGGTTGCGAGCCTATGTGCTGATGGATCTCTACGGTATGGTTACGGCGCTGGATCACGATTATGAACAGATCAGGGAGCGCTTAGCGCCTATCGGCGCACTTGCAACCGTACGGCAACTCGTGTTGTTGATTGCTGACGGCATGGAAATGGCGTCGCATCGGAAGGGAGCATTAGCTGTTGATTTTCAACAATTAGAACAGCGAATTACCGCGATGCTGCAGCAATTGCAAGCACAACAGGATACACAAGAAGGGGAGTCCTCCGCGATGTTGGCCGGTGCTATGGCCAATGCGCGCACCTTTCTAGCTTCGATGGAGCAGCTACGAAACGGGCAAGGTGACGAATTGATGGAAGAGTTTTATGCTCATAGCTTGGATTTATCGGGCTTTCTTCCTCCTCTATCTTCGGGATTGCAGGATCTTGTCAAGCATGTACGCAGCTATTCGCCTCTGTTTATGTTTGCCATCAGGATGTCGGTCTTGTTTCTTCTTGGTGGTTTGCTCGGCGAGCTGCTTTCGGACATGAAGTATACCTATTGGATTCTCATTACGATTATCGTCGTGGCAAGACCCAGTTACCTACTTACGCAACAGCGAAATAAGGAGCGTTTACTGGGCACCCTGGGCGGCGTAGTTCTTGGCCTCTCCATTATCTTCCTTTTTCCAAATACCTATGTGTTGTTGGTGTTGATCAGCATCTTGCTTTTCTCTTTCTTGCTGTTCAATAAAAGGTATTACATGGTTAGTGTCTTTTTTATCACAGCGATGGTCATTGTGGCGTTACATCTGCACGATGACACTTGGACAGATGTGATGCGGAATCGGGTTTTGTTCACCTTATTGGGATGCGGGCTTGCGCTGTTGGGCTGGTTTTTGGTCCCCGTGCGGCACAAAGCCAATTTGGCTCCTTTGGCATTGCGGGCTATGCAAACCCAGTATACTTACTTTGAAGCTGTGAAAGGTTATGTGGCCTCGGGAGTGAAGGGCGAACGCTATGAGATACGCTTGGCTAGAAAGCGAGCCTTTTTGGATTTAACGAAGCTGTCGGATGCCGTTTTACAGTCGCAGCGTGAGCCAGGAAGTGATCGTCAACTTTTAAGCAGAGGATCTTCATTGCATATAGACCTTTACCGTTTACACGCCATGATCTCTGGTTTGTGGATACAACATAATCAGGATGTTTTAAAAGGTGATCATACGGAACTGTTGGAGATGAATAGAACGCAACGTATTCAGAATTTCTTCGATTCCTTGAGCAATCGTTTACAATAA
- a CDS encoding siderophore-interacting protein, giving the protein MEKPIIAKHVFEVVAKEYVTPHYIRVWLQGEGAADFSQCTPGANNKIFIPPAGEKNVQFAAFDATKGEWVMPDEQVKPIVRTYTHRGMSTDKKQIIIDFVNHGDNGPASTWARAAAVHDQLGVAMKIRETTLCPTDVQWYFLIGDATAIPVMSCILESLPASAKGICLIEVPTVEDIHPEVKHPGFTVQWLFNEHPEQGSLLAEEAKTQSIPTDLSHFAYIACEYTSVKNLRHYFREELHWTNQDMYAFSYWKAGVAEDKSAQDRREEKTGAA; this is encoded by the coding sequence ATGGAAAAGCCAATCATAGCAAAACATGTTTTTGAAGTTGTTGCCAAGGAGTATGTAACCCCACACTATATCCGCGTATGGTTGCAAGGTGAAGGGGCAGCTGACTTTAGCCAATGTACGCCCGGCGCGAACAACAAGATATTTATTCCCCCTGCGGGCGAGAAAAATGTACAATTTGCAGCTTTCGATGCGACGAAAGGAGAATGGGTGATGCCCGATGAACAGGTAAAGCCTATCGTGCGCACCTACACGCACCGAGGCATGTCGACAGATAAGAAACAGATTATTATTGATTTCGTTAATCATGGCGATAATGGACCTGCATCAACGTGGGCTAGGGCTGCCGCGGTTCATGATCAGTTGGGCGTGGCGATGAAGATTCGGGAGACGACGCTTTGTCCTACCGATGTACAGTGGTATTTCCTAATCGGTGATGCCACCGCTATACCGGTGATGAGCTGTATCTTGGAAAGTCTGCCTGCTTCGGCGAAAGGCATTTGCCTTATCGAAGTGCCGACGGTGGAAGATATCCACCCTGAGGTGAAGCATCCCGGTTTTACGGTACAGTGGTTGTTCAACGAACATCCCGAACAGGGAAGTTTATTGGCCGAGGAGGCTAAAACACAGTCGATTCCTACGGATCTTTCACACTTTGCGTACATCGCCTGCGAGTATACTTCTGTTAAGAACCTTCGTCACTATTTCCGTGAAGAGCTACATTGGACAAACCAAGATATGTATGCCTTTTCGTATTGGAAAGCTGGCGTGGCGGAAGATAAGTCTGCGCAAGACCGTCGGGAAGAGAAAACGGGTGCCGCGTAA
- a CDS encoding siderophore ABC transporter substrate-binding protein, whose product MMQQITYNLGKAFLLALCIPLFFSACQSATTNGEAAQDSTEVPHKLGTTKIPVHPARIVVLDIGALETLHELGVTPTGVPKKFMPDYLDPIKNNPDVADVGSVIEPDFEAISALNPQLILMSTRQERFYDELSEIAPAIFIGTDNKDYIPSFIHNTQLLAKIVGKEELAQQKIDSLQVQISNAQEKFKADPKKGLFMLFNNGRFSAFGKGSRFGFVHDVLGIKPVMDLTDESVHGQRVSNELIAEANPDYLFIVDRNAAVVGQKAEKSDMENALIKQTNAYKQGKVFYLDPNVWFISGGGLTSVELMVNDIVKLFN is encoded by the coding sequence ATGATGCAACAAATAACATATAATTTGGGAAAAGCATTCCTGTTAGCACTTTGTATACCCTTGTTTTTTAGTGCTTGCCAGTCGGCGACTACTAACGGAGAGGCAGCACAAGACTCTACCGAAGTGCCCCATAAATTGGGGACGACTAAGATACCGGTGCATCCTGCTCGTATTGTGGTGTTGGATATTGGCGCCTTGGAGACCCTGCACGAACTAGGCGTAACACCTACGGGTGTACCCAAAAAGTTCATGCCCGATTATCTTGATCCGATTAAAAATAATCCGGATGTAGCGGATGTAGGATCGGTAATCGAGCCTGATTTCGAAGCCATCAGTGCGCTGAATCCGCAACTTATCTTGATGTCTACGCGTCAAGAACGCTTTTATGATGAACTTAGCGAAATTGCACCGGCCATTTTTATCGGTACAGACAATAAAGACTACATCCCTTCTTTTATCCACAACACGCAGCTATTGGCCAAGATTGTAGGTAAGGAAGAGCTGGCGCAGCAGAAGATCGATTCGCTGCAGGTTCAGATCAGCAACGCACAGGAGAAATTTAAAGCTGATCCGAAAAAAGGATTGTTCATGCTGTTTAACAATGGACGTTTCAGTGCTTTTGGAAAGGGATCGCGTTTTGGGTTTGTGCACGATGTACTAGGCATTAAGCCGGTGATGGATTTGACCGATGAGTCGGTGCATGGTCAACGCGTGTCAAACGAACTTATAGCGGAAGCAAACCCAGACTATCTTTTTATAGTCGATAGAAATGCTGCTGTGGTGGGACAGAAGGCGGAGAAATCTGATATGGAAAACGCATTGATTAAACAAACGAATGCCTATAAGCAAGGAAAGGTTTTCTATTTGGATCCCAATGTATGGTTTATCTCGGGCGGTGGGTTGACCTCCGTAGAGCTAATGGTCAACGATATTGTGAAACTGTTTAATTAA
- a CDS encoding alkaline phosphatase — MVEEAKIDGGGHGNSMPFTVTEYLSFDKLVGQALAYADQDGETLVIVTSDHETGGLVVLDANQKSGHVLGNFATTDHTGIPVPLAAYGPGAEHFQGFVDNSEIAKKIYQLLGIK; from the coding sequence ATGGTAGAGGAAGCCAAAATTGACGGCGGTGGTCACGGCAACTCCATGCCATTTACGGTAACGGAATACCTCAGCTTCGATAAGTTGGTGGGGCAAGCGTTAGCTTATGCGGATCAAGATGGAGAAACATTGGTGATCGTGACCTCCGATCATGAAACAGGAGGACTTGTTGTGCTGGATGCCAACCAAAAGAGCGGGCATGTGCTGGGCAATTTTGCGACAACCGACCATACGGGTATTCCGGTGCCGCTAGCAGCTTACGGCCCTGGCGCGGAACACTTTCAAGGCTTTGTCGACAACAGCGAGATTGCGAAAAAGATATACCAACTGCTAGGCATAAAGTAG
- a CDS encoding sensor histidine kinase — protein MNRGIATRGGTERSWILIHLFAWLCFLSFPLLFVNQDAAAAWTMLSRGTFWFFALSFMLAFYGNAYLWIPYVMDKRRYVLYGLSIVLLAVLFGYYLKPFDRLMRFSNTVERPLQLPHPPLVEMRRDVDYPRPAKPPLQPSIGAPGQRIDVASLYIFLLVIALGSLFQVSQRWMLAQRKVQSAEQERMQAELSFLKAQVHPHFLFNTLNNLYALALTNDTALAGSIYKLSQLMRYYMDERGREKVDVQVEIRAVQDFISLQRLRSGEQCLIVEQYEGMEHVKEIHPFILLPFVENAFKYGLSITENCSLFFGISLTSESCTLVVKNSIPTHKSEQYRSGTGLKNTRRLLEHFYPDRFDLAIQELPSSFEVKLLLYI, from the coding sequence ATGAACAGGGGCATAGCGACGCGCGGAGGAACCGAACGATCATGGATCTTGATCCACCTCTTCGCTTGGCTATGCTTTTTGTCTTTTCCCTTACTTTTTGTGAATCAGGATGCCGCGGCAGCATGGACAATGCTCAGTCGCGGAACCTTTTGGTTTTTTGCGCTTTCTTTTATGCTAGCCTTTTATGGTAATGCCTACCTTTGGATCCCATACGTGATGGACAAACGCAGGTATGTGCTCTATGGCTTGTCTATTGTGTTGCTTGCTGTGTTGTTCGGCTATTACCTCAAGCCGTTTGATCGCTTAATGCGTTTTTCCAATACGGTCGAACGACCTTTACAGCTGCCCCATCCACCATTAGTTGAGATGCGTCGAGATGTCGATTACCCTCGGCCGGCAAAACCCCCATTGCAGCCTAGCATTGGCGCCCCTGGACAACGTATCGATGTTGCCTCCTTGTATATCTTTTTGTTGGTCATCGCATTGGGCTCTCTTTTTCAGGTAAGCCAACGCTGGATGCTCGCGCAGCGCAAGGTGCAGTCGGCAGAGCAAGAACGTATGCAAGCTGAACTGTCCTTTCTTAAGGCGCAAGTACATCCACATTTTTTGTTCAATACATTAAATAATCTCTATGCGCTGGCATTGACGAACGACACTGCCTTGGCGGGCAGCATTTATAAGCTGTCCCAATTGATGCGGTACTACATGGACGAGCGAGGCCGCGAAAAGGTGGATGTACAGGTGGAAATTCGAGCTGTGCAAGACTTTATCAGCCTGCAGCGTCTGCGTAGTGGCGAGCAATGTCTCATCGTGGAGCAGTATGAAGGCATGGAGCATGTGAAAGAAATACATCCCTTTATCTTGCTGCCTTTTGTGGAAAATGCATTTAAATATGGATTAAGCATAACCGAGAACTGTAGCCTTTTCTTCGGGATATCCCTAACATCGGAGAGCTGTACGCTAGTGGTGAAAAACAGTATTCCAACGCATAAATCCGAACAATATCGAAGCGGAACAGGATTAAAAAATACCCGTCGTTTGTTGGAGCATTTTTACCCCGATCGCTTTGATCTCGCTATTCAGGAGCTGCCGAGTAGTTTTGAAGTAAAGCTATTATTGTATATTTAA
- a CDS encoding dioxygenase family protein, producing the protein MERKQFIRTLSLLAFSGPMVWAACKKDDEVDPTTDTGTDVDVDSSCSVTPTETEGPFPTKTPSSYVRSDIRKGDGLGVDMDAVITILNVNANCAVLAGALVDIWHCDVAGNYSQYGGTQMQSSNYQSVNWYRGRQVTNSEGKVTFQTVFPGWYQGRSTHIHVHVYDATGKSLLVTQIAFQDSLCVSVNSNGSAYGYTKGTSGYTYNANDNVFGDGVDKEMSTVTGSLTDGFDMQIDIKVNA; encoded by the coding sequence ATGGAAAGAAAACAATTTATCAGAACCTTGTCCCTGTTGGCATTTTCTGGGCCTATGGTTTGGGCCGCCTGTAAAAAGGACGATGAAGTGGATCCAACAACAGATACCGGCACGGACGTCGATGTTGACAGCAGTTGCAGTGTTACACCGACAGAAACTGAAGGGCCATTCCCGACAAAGACACCATCTTCTTATGTACGTTCGGATATCCGAAAAGGGGATGGGCTGGGCGTGGATATGGACGCCGTGATTACCATTCTCAATGTGAACGCCAATTGCGCCGTCTTGGCAGGAGCACTGGTTGATATTTGGCATTGTGATGTGGCGGGCAACTATTCACAATATGGTGGAACACAGATGCAATCCAGCAACTACCAGTCGGTTAACTGGTACCGTGGACGTCAGGTGACCAATAGCGAAGGAAAAGTAACTTTCCAAACCGTTTTTCCTGGTTGGTACCAAGGTCGCTCCACGCATATCCATGTACATGTGTATGACGCTACGGGGAAATCACTTTTGGTAACGCAAATAGCTTTTCAGGATAGTCTTTGTGTGAGCGTCAACAGCAATGGATCTGCATATGGTTACACAAAAGGCACGTCGGGGTACACCTACAACGCCAATGACAATGTATTTGGTGATGGCGTAGATAAGGAGATGTCGACGGTAACGGGTTCGTTAACCGATGGCTTCGACATGCAAATTGATATTAAGGTGAACGCATAG
- a CDS encoding iron ABC transporter ATP-binding protein, with protein sequence MDIAEKSKLSFEHIEKRYGKKAVLKGLSGQIPNRKITSLIGPNGAGKSTLLSIISRLLKQDGGDVFFVDKLLHAYKGDELATQLSILKQSNHLDLKLTVRDLVSFGRFPYCKGRLKDEDWAKVDEALAFSALTDLQHAYIDELSGGQRQRAFIAMIIAQDTEFILLDEPLNNLDMKHAVHVMKTLRRLVDELGKTVIIVIHEINFAAQYSDHIIALRDGEIRYDDCTDKVIQAPILHEIFDIDFDIVERNNKKICNYFNL encoded by the coding sequence AAAAAGTAAGCTAAGTTTTGAACATATTGAAAAGCGATATGGGAAGAAAGCTGTTTTGAAAGGACTTTCCGGACAGATTCCCAATCGAAAGATCACATCCCTCATTGGGCCAAATGGAGCGGGAAAAAGTACGCTGCTATCCATCATCAGCCGACTGTTGAAGCAGGATGGTGGAGATGTTTTTTTTGTTGACAAGCTGCTGCATGCCTACAAGGGTGATGAGCTTGCTACGCAATTGTCCATTCTGAAACAGTCTAACCACCTCGATTTGAAGTTGACCGTGCGCGACTTGGTTTCCTTCGGCCGTTTCCCTTATTGTAAAGGGCGCTTGAAAGATGAAGACTGGGCAAAGGTGGATGAGGCCTTGGCCTTCTCGGCATTGACGGATCTGCAGCACGCGTATATTGATGAGTTAAGTGGTGGTCAACGACAGCGAGCCTTTATAGCCATGATCATTGCCCAAGATACCGAGTTTATCCTGCTCGACGAACCATTAAATAACCTGGATATGAAACATGCTGTGCATGTGATGAAAACCTTGCGCCGGTTAGTGGATGAACTGGGAAAGACCGTTATCATCGTGATCCATGAAATCAATTTTGCGGCGCAGTATTCGGATCATATCATTGCGTTAAGGGACGGCGAGATTCGCTATGACGATTGCACCGATAAGGTGATCCAAGCCCCCATACTACACGAAATTTTCGATATCGACTTTGATATCGTGGAGCGAAACAATAAAAAAATATGTAATTACTTTAATTTATAA
- a CDS encoding LytR/AlgR family response regulator transcription factor, giving the protein MLSCIAIDDEPLALRVIAAFAQQHAHLSLQASFVNPLEAKAFLDKNPVDLLFLDIDMLEINGLEFAKTLLPAPMLIFTTAHKEFALEGFELDSVDYLLKPFDYERFERAIDKAQLRQRAQQGYRPYMLVYAEYQRTKVYFDEIECLESMQDYVKIHLLQGKTILTLATLKSMVDRLPASQFLRIHRSYIVSVNHILSFSQKKIELPHFLLNVGDNYYKDVLRTLADSSTQ; this is encoded by the coding sequence ATGCTATCTTGTATTGCCATAGATGATGAACCGTTGGCGCTGCGTGTGATCGCAGCCTTTGCTCAGCAGCATGCTCATTTATCGTTGCAGGCTAGCTTTGTTAATCCGTTGGAGGCAAAGGCCTTCTTGGACAAGAATCCAGTTGACCTTTTGTTTTTGGATATCGATATGTTGGAAATCAATGGGTTGGAATTTGCGAAAACCCTATTGCCAGCACCCATGCTTATTTTTACCACGGCACACAAGGAATTTGCCTTGGAAGGTTTCGAGTTAGATTCTGTGGATTATTTGCTTAAACCTTTTGACTATGAGCGATTTGAACGTGCAATAGACAAAGCACAACTACGGCAACGTGCGCAGCAGGGTTATCGCCCTTATATGTTGGTTTATGCGGAATACCAACGGACTAAAGTTTACTTTGACGAAATCGAATGCTTGGAAAGCATGCAGGATTATGTGAAGATTCACCTGCTGCAAGGAAAAACTATCCTGACCTTGGCCACATTAAAGTCCATGGTTGATCGTTTACCGGCGAGTCAGTTCCTGCGCATACATCGCAGTTACATTGTTTCGGTCAATCATATCCTTTCTTTTTCCCAAAAGAAAATAGAACTTCCTCACTTCCTGCTCAATGTTGGTGACAACTATTACAAAGATGTGTTGCGCACATTGGCCGATTCATCGACACAATAG
- a CDS encoding alkaline phosphatase has translation MKHHICILSLGITLLSSLSASAQIRPEAYLGNAHSHNDYTRNNPFTQAYGLGFGSIEVDLYLRDGELYVAHEPQEITASRTFDKLYLAPILDAFATSSDGYLYPKQGQLQLLIDPKTDGKEILQVLTKKLAPHRALFDSRNNPKAVKLVISGRKPKAVDFKNFDDIFFFDGDLGEVYNEEQLARIGLFSAPFPAFTKWNGLGRLTDADLEKVSIAVDSVHQLGKKIRFWASPDTKTAWYEWIKIGIDYINTDKPHEVSRFLQSYDQVSYQEQQPYKPYQSTRQYAIGKKPKNVILLISDGAGLSQLWAAALANRGQLNVLQMPYTGYLYTGSTDNYHTDSAAGGSALATGVKTKNRYIGVDTLGLAVTNIPDRLAEIQMASGILSNDRVTGVTPSAFYTHVNERDLSDSIAQDLLDSKLDLVVGGFHPAFAKADSSLIKQLKGKGFAIKDGVEALRKTKAPRVIVFAEDKVSREWDKLSAGQEKIKTDYRLIEDAFAPSVDFLQQRGGKHGFS, from the coding sequence ATGAAACACCATATTTGTATCCTATCTCTCGGTATCACCCTGCTCTCAAGTCTATCAGCTTCCGCTCAAATACGTCCGGAAGCCTATCTCGGCAATGCGCATTCCCATAATGACTACACACGCAACAATCCTTTTACCCAAGCCTATGGCTTAGGTTTCGGTTCCATTGAGGTTGATCTATATTTGCGCGATGGAGAACTTTACGTCGCCCATGAACCTCAAGAAATCACGGCTTCGCGCACTTTTGATAAACTGTATCTAGCCCCTATCCTCGATGCTTTCGCTACAAGTAGCGATGGTTACCTCTATCCGAAACAAGGTCAACTACAATTGTTGATCGACCCAAAAACTGACGGCAAGGAAATACTCCAAGTATTAACAAAAAAACTAGCGCCCCATCGTGCTCTTTTTGATAGTCGTAACAACCCAAAAGCAGTAAAACTAGTTATCAGCGGCCGCAAACCCAAAGCTGTCGACTTTAAGAATTTTGACGACATTTTCTTTTTCGACGGCGATTTAGGTGAGGTGTACAACGAGGAGCAGCTGGCACGCATCGGGCTATTCAGCGCGCCATTTCCTGCTTTTACAAAATGGAATGGCCTCGGTCGACTGACCGATGCGGACCTAGAAAAAGTGAGTATTGCCGTTGATTCCGTACATCAACTGGGCAAGAAAATACGCTTTTGGGCTTCGCCCGATACCAAAACAGCTTGGTATGAATGGATCAAGATCGGCATCGACTACATCAATACCGACAAACCTCATGAAGTATCTAGATTTCTACAAAGCTACGATCAGGTTAGCTATCAAGAGCAACAACCCTACAAACCTTACCAGTCTACACGTCAATATGCGATCGGGAAAAAACCGAAAAACGTGATCTTACTCATCAGCGATGGCGCTGGCCTATCGCAGCTGTGGGCGGCGGCACTTGCCAACAGAGGTCAGTTAAATGTACTTCAGATGCCCTACACGGGCTATCTGTACACCGGATCAACCGACAACTACCATACCGACTCTGCTGCCGGCGGCAGCGCGCTAGCCACTGGCGTCAAAACAAAAAACCGATATATCGGTGTCGACACGCTAGGCCTTGCCGTTACCAATATCCCCGATCGACTGGCGGAAATACAAATGGCTAGCGGTATTCTTTCCAATGATCGCGTAACGGGAGTAACACCATCGGCATTTTACACACATGTCAACGAGCGAGATCTCTCCGACAGTATTGCACAGGATCTTTTGGACAGTAAATTAGACTTGGTGGTCGGTGGTTTTCATCCAGCTTTCGCCAAGGCGGATAGCAGCTTGATTAAACAACTGAAGGGGAAGGGATTTGCGATTAAGGATGGTGTCGAAGCCCTCCGAAAAACTAAAGCCCCACGTGTGATCGTCTTTGCAGAAGATAAGGTGAGCCGCGAATGGGACAAACTGAGTGCTGGGCAAGAAAAAATCAAGACCGACTACCGGCTAATTGAAGATGCCTTTGCGCCAAGTGTAGATTTCCTGCAGCAACGCGGCGGCAAACATGGTTTTTCCTAA
- a CDS encoding amino acid aminotransferase — protein sequence MFEHIEMYLGDPILSLMERYLQDEREEKVNLSIGLYYDQDGQVPMLETVRQAKEIVHSKVEQKALYLPMSGSPAYCEQVQQLIFPMFSELEHGKNRIATIQTLGGSGALKVGADFLKRWFPQASVRVSDPTWENHITLFEGAGFPVYKYPYLNAQNGDVHIEGMLSNLDSLPPQTVVLLHPCCHNPTGADLTPVQWDAVIAILQRRQLIPFLDMAYYGLGQGLMEDLYVVKALFDSGIRFLLSTSFSKIFSLYGERVGALSVVCTNPDEASRVLGQLKATVRRNYSSPPMHGALLVQTVLGDAQLRVQWLGELTSMRQRMRAMREKLYQLILEGGGAAARYAFLLNQQGMFSYTNFSARQVDELRREFGIYLIASGRMCIAGLNDGNVQRVADAMLAVEQVYDLELV from the coding sequence ATGTTCGAGCATATTGAAATGTACCTTGGGGATCCTATTTTGTCTTTAATGGAGCGCTATTTACAGGATGAACGAGAAGAGAAAGTTAACTTAAGCATCGGTTTGTACTATGACCAAGATGGTCAGGTACCCATGTTGGAGACGGTGCGCCAAGCGAAAGAGATTGTGCACAGCAAAGTAGAACAGAAAGCGTTGTATTTGCCGATGAGTGGATCGCCAGCATACTGCGAACAGGTGCAACAGCTTATTTTTCCCATGTTTAGCGAGCTCGAACACGGCAAAAACCGTATTGCTACGATACAGACGCTTGGTGGGTCGGGAGCCTTGAAAGTAGGCGCTGATTTTCTAAAACGGTGGTTTCCTCAGGCATCCGTGAGGGTGAGTGATCCCACATGGGAGAACCATATCACGTTATTTGAAGGAGCCGGTTTTCCGGTCTACAAGTATCCCTATCTAAACGCACAGAATGGGGATGTTCATATAGAAGGGATGCTCTCCAATCTAGATTCGCTGCCACCTCAGACTGTTGTGCTGTTGCATCCCTGCTGCCATAATCCAACCGGTGCAGATCTTACGCCCGTACAATGGGATGCGGTGATTGCGATATTGCAACGCAGGCAACTTATTCCGTTCTTGGACATGGCCTACTATGGCTTGGGTCAAGGGCTAATGGAAGATTTATATGTTGTTAAAGCGCTGTTTGATTCCGGTATACGTTTTTTACTGAGCACCTCCTTTTCCAAAATTTTTTCACTTTACGGCGAGCGCGTGGGGGCTTTATCGGTGGTTTGCACCAATCCGGATGAAGCTAGCCGTGTTTTGGGGCAGCTGAAAGCTACCGTGCGAAGAAACTATTCAAGCCCACCGATGCACGGTGCGTTGCTTGTGCAAACGGTGCTTGGCGACGCCCAACTGCGGGTACAGTGGCTAGGTGAGCTGACATCTATGCGGCAGCGGATGCGTGCGATGCGTGAAAAATTGTATCAGCTGATATTAGAAGGCGGCGGGGCGGCTGCGCGTTACGCTTTTTTGTTGAATCAGCAGGGGATGTTCAGTTATACTAACTTTTCGGCTCGGCAGGTGGATGAGTTGCGACGTGAGTTTGGAATTTATTTGATTGCTAGCGGGCGCATGTGCATTGCTGGACTTAATGACGGAAATGTTCAACGGGTTGCAGACGCCATGTTAGCTGTGGAGCAGGTGTATGATTTGGAATTGGTGTAA